A portion of the Eubacterium maltosivorans genome contains these proteins:
- a CDS encoding thiazole synthase, giving the protein MENKDQLMIGGHAFSSRFILGSGKYSLELVSAAVEKAGAEIITLALRRANTGGTDNILDYIPKGVTLLPNTSGARNAGEAVRIARLAREMGCGDFVKIEVIHDTRYLLPDNYETACATEVLAKEGFVVMPYMYPDLNAARDMQNAGAAAVMPLGSPIGSNKGICTREFIQILIDEIDLPVIVDAGIGRPSQACEAMEMGAAAVMANTAIATAGDIPAMAEAFKKAIEAGRAAYLSGMGRVLETGSAASSPLTGFLQE; this is encoded by the coding sequence ATGGAAAACAAAGACCAGCTTATGATTGGCGGACACGCCTTTTCATCCCGTTTTATTCTGGGCTCGGGAAAATACTCCCTGGAGCTTGTAAGCGCCGCGGTGGAGAAAGCCGGGGCGGAGATCATCACTCTGGCGCTGCGCCGGGCCAATACAGGCGGAACCGACAATATCCTCGATTATATTCCGAAAGGGGTAACCCTGCTGCCCAACACCTCAGGGGCGAGAAACGCCGGAGAGGCGGTGCGGATCGCCCGGCTGGCGCGGGAGATGGGCTGCGGGGATTTTGTAAAAATTGAAGTTATCCATGACACCCGGTATCTGCTGCCAGATAATTATGAAACCGCCTGTGCCACAGAGGTCCTGGCAAAGGAAGGCTTTGTAGTTATGCCCTACATGTATCCAGACCTCAACGCCGCCCGGGATATGCAGAACGCCGGAGCCGCTGCCGTCATGCCCCTGGGTTCGCCCATCGGCTCCAATAAGGGCATCTGTACCCGCGAGTTTATTCAGATTCTCATCGACGAAATCGACCTGCCCGTTATCGTGGACGCAGGCATTGGCAGGCCCTCACAGGCCTGCGAGGCCATGGAGATGGGCGCAGCCGCCGTCATGGCCAACACAGCCATCGCCACCGCGGGCGATATTCCGGCCATGGCAGAGGCCTTTAAAAAGGCCATAGAAGCCGGCCGCGCCGCTTACCTTTCCGGCATGGGACGGGTATTGGAAACCGGCAGTGCTGCCTCATCACCCCTGACCGGATTTTTACAGGAATAG
- a CDS encoding bifunctional metallophosphatase/5'-nucleotidase: MFKRKRHCLSQSITALALALMLVIGAMPITPAFAQVAEATGAAQEGTEALEENTAPAAADIETVIPAAENAPKNLTVLHTNDMHGALVSSGTSTIGADETAGVREATEKAENTLLVDAGDATQGGTLAALSQGADVITLMNAAKYDAMVLGNHEFDYGQDVLLENVRNADFPVLSANTVYKDTGRPILEGIPYAGGTQTNNGQYTIIERDGVKIGIFGVTTPETATKTNPKGIEGIAFNPVEPVAREMIATLKAQGAEVIICLAHLGVDPSTSKENSSVGLAEALGAGSGLDMIIDGHSHTVYSEVEPQSGILIEQTGSSSKNIGKINVTMDNGTNTVSGKLIDAETAFKVYNPDPAVTALADQLVAANEEKLKPVIGNTRTALWGGWVGSSNIARVGEINLGSLIADAMAQEARELLASDAYKDSPYKNLPIVALENGGGVRATIKRGAITVGDSINVLPFGNTLAFKEVTPAILYEAMENGVSKVVSQDPETGLISGQGGCFPQISGMSFTYDPGKPPRDTQAGEEGSRVTAIYLDGSSEPLSRDDTTTKIVLCSNDYEIAGGDGYSMLVGLPSVGEGGSLEEVFRDHLTRLTAEGGGSFLAPPSQGRIQTAGAYEPKPYAVSIKVTGPAEMGSLAGKTVEYQVDGGAVQTGVLDGDGALVFDLLPDGPHGIRIGDADDVLVNNYSGDIAVNAEVKEKLTINETPQPQPKPEPEPVKPETQEKAEALNPHTGTAANARQAGGAALVLAFVTTAVAAGAWKQRRQKAG, encoded by the coding sequence ATGTTTAAGAGGAAAAGACATTGTCTGAGCCAAAGTATCACAGCCCTTGCGCTGGCGTTGATGCTTGTTATCGGAGCGATGCCCATAACGCCGGCTTTTGCTCAGGTGGCAGAAGCCACTGGAGCAGCTCAGGAAGGGACAGAAGCCCTGGAAGAAAACACAGCGCCGGCCGCGGCGGATATAGAAACGGTTATTCCCGCGGCGGAAAACGCGCCGAAAAACCTGACCGTTCTCCACACCAACGACATGCACGGCGCGCTGGTCAGCAGCGGCACCAGCACCATTGGGGCGGACGAGACCGCTGGTGTTCGGGAGGCCACCGAAAAAGCTGAAAATACCCTGCTGGTGGACGCCGGAGATGCAACTCAGGGCGGTACCCTGGCCGCGCTGAGCCAGGGCGCGGATGTCATTACTCTGATGAACGCGGCAAAATACGACGCCATGGTCCTTGGCAACCATGAATTTGATTACGGGCAGGACGTTCTGCTTGAAAATGTGAGAAACGCGGATTTTCCTGTGTTGTCCGCCAATACGGTTTATAAGGATACCGGCCGGCCTATCCTGGAGGGCATTCCCTACGCGGGCGGCACCCAGACCAACAACGGCCAGTATACCATCATTGAAAGAGACGGCGTAAAAATCGGGATTTTTGGCGTCACTACGCCTGAAACCGCCACCAAGACCAACCCGAAGGGAATTGAGGGCATTGCCTTTAACCCCGTAGAGCCTGTGGCCCGGGAGATGATTGCCACCCTGAAGGCCCAGGGCGCAGAGGTCATTATCTGTCTGGCCCATCTGGGCGTGGACCCGTCCACCAGCAAAGAAAACAGCAGCGTCGGCCTGGCCGAAGCCCTCGGCGCCGGCAGCGGGCTGGATATGATCATTGACGGCCACAGCCACACTGTCTATTCAGAAGTAGAACCCCAAAGTGGCATTTTGATCGAGCAGACTGGCAGCAGCTCCAAAAACATCGGTAAGATCAATGTGACAATGGACAACGGCACAAATACTGTTTCCGGTAAGCTCATCGACGCGGAGACCGCTTTTAAGGTTTATAATCCAGACCCTGCAGTGACTGCCCTGGCAGACCAGCTTGTGGCTGCCAATGAGGAAAAACTAAAGCCCGTCATTGGCAATACCCGCACCGCTCTGTGGGGAGGCTGGGTTGGCAGCAGTAACATCGCACGAGTCGGAGAGATCAATCTGGGCAGCCTCATCGCAGACGCTATGGCCCAGGAGGCAAGGGAGCTGCTGGCCAGCGACGCGTACAAGGACAGCCCCTATAAAAATCTGCCCATCGTAGCGCTGGAAAACGGCGGCGGTGTGCGGGCCACCATCAAGCGGGGCGCCATCACTGTGGGCGACAGTATCAACGTCCTGCCCTTTGGCAATACCCTGGCCTTTAAAGAGGTCACACCGGCCATTTTGTACGAAGCCATGGAAAACGGTGTGAGCAAGGTAGTCTCCCAGGACCCGGAAACCGGGCTGATATCCGGACAGGGAGGCTGTTTTCCCCAGATCAGCGGCATGTCCTTTACCTATGATCCCGGAAAGCCCCCGAGAGATACTCAGGCAGGCGAGGAAGGCAGCCGGGTGACCGCCATATATCTGGACGGCAGCAGTGAGCCGCTGAGCCGGGATGACACCACCACAAAAATCGTCCTCTGCTCCAACGATTACGAGATCGCCGGCGGCGACGGTTACAGTATGCTGGTGGGTCTGCCCAGTGTGGGTGAGGGCGGAAGCCTGGAGGAAGTGTTCCGCGATCACCTGACCAGGCTGACTGCAGAGGGCGGCGGCAGCTTCCTGGCACCTCCCTCACAGGGAAGAATCCAGACTGCAGGCGCTTACGAGCCCAAGCCTTACGCGGTTTCGATTAAAGTGACAGGCCCCGCCGAGATGGGCAGCCTGGCCGGAAAAACCGTCGAGTATCAGGTCGATGGCGGTGCTGTTCAGACCGGTGTTCTGGATGGAGACGGCGCGCTGGTATTTGACCTTCTTCCAGACGGCCCCCATGGCATCCGGATCGGAGATGCCGACGATGTGCTGGTCAATAATTACAGCGGCGACATTGCGGTGAATGCGGAGGTGAAGGAAAAACTGACCATCAACGAGACACCGCAGCCGCAGCCAAAACCGGAGCCAGAGCCTGTAAAGCCTGAAACGCAGGAGAAAGCAGAGGCGCTTAACCCGCATACCGGGACGGCAGCCAATGCACGTCAGGCCGGCGGCGCGGCCCTGGTCCTGGCGTTTGTGACCACTGCGGTGGCAGCCGGCGCGTGGAAACAGCGCAGACAAAAGGCCGGTTGA
- the thiS gene encoding sulfur carrier protein ThiS, with translation MITVNDKTCPCTDGLCLKAFLDQSGYEHSRVAVELNGEIVPKDAYETRTLKDGDRMEIVCFVGGG, from the coding sequence ATGATCACAGTGAATGACAAAACCTGTCCCTGTACAGACGGTCTGTGCTTGAAGGCCTTTTTAGATCAGTCGGGCTATGAGCACAGCCGGGTGGCCGTAGAGCTGAACGGTGAAATTGTACCAAAGGATGCCTATGAGACCAGAACGTTAAAAGACGGAGACCGAATGGAGATCGTCTGCTTTGTGGGCGGTGGCTGA
- the thiF gene encoding sulfur carrier protein ThiS adenylyltransferase ThiF, with protein sequence MWIRLNGKGYETKAESLYALCRELGFTSENRVVILNGYQSGEDIPLHKGDVITTIEKGKLPPEDCLEEMLCARHTPGVHEKVRKARVAVAGLGGLGSNIALGLARTGVGTLHLVDFDVVEPSNLNRQQYRVSHLGMAKAEALKQEIAEVNPFVRVVAETLRVTRENAPALFKEDPIVCEAFDNPEAKAMLVNTLLTQCPEKALVAASGMAGYGSGNQIKTRRVMENFYLCGDGETAAEPGCGLMAPRVAICAGHQANTVLRLILECKTV encoded by the coding sequence ATGTGGATAAGGCTGAATGGAAAGGGCTATGAAACAAAGGCGGAGAGCCTGTACGCGCTCTGCAGAGAGCTGGGGTTTACCAGTGAAAACCGGGTGGTGATCCTGAATGGCTACCAGAGCGGCGAAGATATCCCTTTACATAAGGGAGACGTGATAACCACCATCGAGAAAGGGAAACTGCCGCCAGAGGACTGCCTGGAGGAAATGCTCTGTGCCCGCCACACGCCTGGCGTGCATGAAAAGGTCAGGAAGGCCCGGGTGGCTGTGGCTGGCCTTGGCGGACTTGGCTCAAACATTGCCCTCGGTCTGGCGCGCACCGGTGTGGGAACCCTGCATCTGGTGGACTTTGACGTGGTGGAGCCCAGTAACCTGAACCGGCAGCAGTACCGGGTCAGCCATCTGGGTATGGCCAAGGCCGAGGCGCTGAAGCAGGAGATCGCCGAGGTCAATCCCTTTGTGCGGGTGGTGGCTGAGACACTGCGGGTAACCAGGGAGAACGCTCCAGCGCTTTTTAAAGAGGACCCCATTGTCTGCGAGGCCTTTGACAACCCCGAGGCCAAGGCAATGCTGGTGAATACCCTGCTTACGCAGTGCCCGGAAAAGGCCCTTGTGGCGGCGTCGGGCATGGCGGGATACGGGAGCGGCAACCAGATCAAAACGCGCCGTGTGATGGAAAACTTTTACCTTTGCGGGGATGGGGAAACCGCAGCCGAGCCAGGCTGCGGCCTAATGGCACCGAGGGTTGCCATCTGCGCCGGACATCAGGCCAATACAGTATTGAGATTAATTTTAGAATGCAAAACAGTATAA